TTCAAATGGTGGAGTAGTAATTTTAATTCTACAATGATTGTGTATTTCGTTTTGCCGGTTGTGTATTTCATCTTTGTTCATCATTTTGCCTTTATACAAACCAATGCTTTTGATAATGGAGGTTATGATTTTCAGTCCCTTTCTTCACTTACTATCTTTGCTTGGAAACCCATCTTTAGAAGCTCAGATCTTCCCAGAAATGTATGTTTTTCATCTGTTACTTCttcaattttttgaatttttagtatttaattgAATCTGGTTTGCTAATATTTTGTTGCTGTTATGCTTGTATTTGGGTCTTTGATTTGATGTTGCTGGTTTGCTAATACTTCTTCAATATTTTGTTGCTGGTTTGCTAATAATTGAAATGTGTAATAATTGAATCAGTTTGTACTGGATTAATTCAAATGCTTAGTTTGTTAACAATGTCAATTAGCCATAGTAATGATTGCTAGATTAATTTGATGATGCATatatacattcacagaaatgatTCCATCTCAATTAGCCACAgtaagaagaaggaagaagagacaAATTGAATTACTTGTACTTCTCATGGTTGTTAACAATGTCGTCACACTCATGTACTTGGTGATGTGTATGATGGGTGTAATTGTTTATGAAATTGAACGACCACGTTATAGCAAAAGTGAGAAGAAACAACTTAGACAAAAGCACTTGGATGCACTAATCAAGGATAGTGATATAGTCTGCAAAAGTGAACTTCGTGTGAATAGAAAAACCTTTTATGTTCTTTGTGAGATGGTTCGAAATGTCGGTGGTTTAAATGGCACTCGAAATATGTCTTTGGAGGAAATTGTAGCTATGTTCTTGTACACGTTGGCACATCATTTGAAAAATAGGAcaattagaagtcatttctttcgaAGTGGAGAAAGTGTTAGTAGAAACTTCCACCGATGTCTTCTTGCCGTGTTAAAACTACATACACACTTGCTAAAAAAGCCGACACCTATAACAGAAGATTGTGAAGTGGATAGATGGAAATGTTTTAAGGTAATAACATAATTTCatctatattatttaaaaatctatCCACTTTGTTTACTGTAAAACTTATCCctcttaacttttttttgtagaattgtTTAGGAGCCTTAGATGGCACTCATATTAGTGTTCATGTGCCAAGTGAGGATAGAGCAAGATATCGGACAAGGAAAGGTTCTATTGCTATGAATGTGTTAGGTGTATGTAACCCTAATTTGGAGTTCATATATGTTCAACCTGGTTGGGAAGGATCCGCTCATGATGGTCGTGTCCTTCGAGATGCTATTACTAGGCCTAATGGTTTAAAAGTGCCGCAAGGTAATCATACTTAGATTTCAGATTTTATATTGTGGAGTCCAATAAGCAATGTCATGACCTATTTTTTTTCCATATGTCAAGGTTCCTACTGTTTGGTAGATGCAGGATACACGAATTGTGAAGGGTTTTTAGCACCATATAGAGGTCATCGATATCACCTTAAAGAGTGGGGGGACCGACAACCAATTAGTGCGGAAGAGTACTTCAACATGAAACATTCTAAGGCAAGGAATGTTATTGAGAGATGTTTTGGACTATTAAAAGGAAGGTGGGGTATTCTTAGGACCCCTTCCTTCTTTCCAATACGTACTCATGGGCGTATAGTTCAAGCATGTGTACTATTACACAATCTTATTCAAAAACATATGCCAACAGATTACACAATGTATTGGGATTCCGATAGTGAAGAAggtgaaagtgatgatgagggcCTAGATGATGAAGTTGATTTGATTACTCAAATAGCTACTACGGATGCTTGGACTGGTTATCGGAATAACTTAGCACAAACTATGTTTAATAATTGGAGACTTAGGCATAGTAGCCAAACATAAATGTTTCTTTAGTTTATTTGGACTTATGTTTGGGTGTTCCTTTTTATGATGTAATCGAATTTTATGGTATTGACATATTTTTTTATGGTgtaattggattatttaatttatcttgcaaataagaaaatagcGTTATTTCGTAATCTTTTTTTAATACATCATTGTTGTATAGGATGAATGTTGGTCAATTTGTTCAAAGTGGAAGAGGGAAAAACAAGCGATCATGGAATAAATCTGAGGAAGAGTGTTTGATTAATGGTTTGTTGGAGATGAGTGCCGATCCTTCATGGAAAGCTGATGGGAGTTTCAAAGGTGGTTTCAAGAATAAATTAGAGGAGAAATTGAATGAGAAGTTTCCCGGGTGTGGGTTGAAAGCTATTCCCTATattgaatcaaaaatcaaatggtTTAAGGATAAATATAATGTGCTAACTGAAATGTTTCGCACTTCTGGTTTTTCTTGGGATAATGAAAAGAATATGATTGTTTGTGAAAGGCAATCttatgaagaattttgtaaggtACACAAATACTTTGACTTGTTTACAATTTGTTAGAAATTATAACATATTGTAAATGACGTATCATTTTTTTATTCCAATTCTTGTTTAATTTCAGCAACACAGAAATGCTCAAGGATTATGAAATGTTCCTTTTCCATTTTATGATCAATTGTCAATTATCTTTGGTGCCGATCGAGCTACTGAAGTGCAATCTGAGACTTTTGTCGAAGCTGTTGAGAATCAAGAGAAATAGACCATTGAACTAGATAAGGGTGATAGTGATGAAGACGATGAATTTgatgtgtaacaccccgtaatttatcgggtttaaaaataaataaaatataataaaataaaatataaaaaaataaaataaataagtgatattaaattatattattttacatagttaattataagtaacaaagtaggttaattttaacggtaacgagttttatcgcatgACGTTTTGTTTCGATTgtgataataacacaataattactcaattaattaaataaataattaattaaaaaaaatatgtgggGATTTGAAAGGGGCTGCCGGTCTTGGGGAGTATGGGAGGAGTTTTTGTAACTCTTCTCATAATGATGTATTAGGCTTTTAAGATGGGTCCTTAATTTCTTCATTAATCCTCAAGGCATTTCAAGCATCTTTAATCACCATTTTAAACATCCCttgaacataaaaaaaattcagaaaaatttcaCCTCCTTGCTTCTTGGTTTCGGCTgcctcaaagaaaaaaaaaattcttttggtttgttcaattcaatcttttgttcaaggagtaagtttatttaaattgttattataaatcTTATTCATAAGAATTCTAaggtgaaatatattttatgtatgatgatatcctatgatttttaggaggattgaatacacattcttttttatataattttctctactaatcctatttctattatataaaattttccttgatttgcattctttaacaaagtttaaatttgttataagaataaagtctattcaaaggttaaaaatggatttattttatgatttatatttatctagcaagattttagtttgatagaagaaattttaagtgtatggattaagtaatgtaggtatccatgagtttataaatcctttaacaaaatttgatttgttaaaggattgtccttatatatatgttttgattcaaaaatgatgatatatgattctctacaaaattttaatttgataagagaatcaagtatttaatttaattatcatggtttatgaaactttaattgctcttgaaggatcttgtggatgagtatgtcttaagttgctagttttatgtttttgatgatggtttagattgttgatgagattttatgtattgttagatgtgtggaaatatcaagttgttgtgtgataggagatttagttttatttgttttattttagtaaaatgtaaattcgGTTTTAGTTAGGTGTATTTTGGtatggagatttaaaaaggattaaataatttaaataggaaaaaaaaatatatatataaaaaaaaataattaaagtagaaggaatttatggacagcagctgctgcctcggtagtggcgtCCCGATTCGAgtgttgggtgtgtttcgttgttgttttatttaaccgatgcgttttaaaactcattaaaacgcttaaaataattaaaaatagtaatcggatgctagaaattatgaaatttggtacccaaggtaattgatgcgttctggacgcaacggtgaagtcggatttttaatttcaattttctaaactgtccgaaatggccataaaagtttctggtcagaatgtaaaaTTTGGAGCTATTGGGAGTTGGATGAAATCATTTGAAATTagcaagtcttagtgatatcttaatggaattctaattgtgcttgaacaacgtgtgtttgcagcgttcaaaggtacacgcttagaccatactgtttttatggttgtgcaagtaatgttgttttattcctaatcaaggcattgtaatcacataaggattagacacctcaaataatatgaaataattatgtggaaattgagaatttatggttatgttacccaaaagggttaacaaatgaattggaatattatcaattatttttcccatggcagttgtggatcattacggtcaccatgggggtatgcatactttagcctttggcgacccgaacaggacgggcaacgttacaagattagaaatattgaataaagaatatgtattagagcctttgcatgctagggtaaacacaatgcttgtattcaacctgtttaatatatgtatgaagtctctgacgtgtattggttgttctttggaacctgctacgtgttatcatacgacgtgcagcatgttgactgcaggagggggctggagtgaggattcagcttagaacccgtaactatcaagtctagacaTACTTTGTAATGATTCGAAATAACTtagtttatgtaaccaaagtttatgatgtcttctttttatctcgtacaacttttagctagtctagaggccggtgggctctcgagttgtatgtaaagacttccgctgatttgttttgttttgttttgtttggcgctgtttttctttgttgaccatattcctgtaccgttggaacgttgacgatccgagtaaggatgagttttcttgcgtccgtttgtgaatcggattcatgttttcacatgatttttcAGGGTCACTTTAACCGGGCCATTACATGATGATAATGAGTCCGTCAACCAGTCAAAAAAATCAACTCCAAGTGAACCTTCTTCAAAGAAAGGCAAAAAGGAAAAGGCTCCAAATGAACTAGCAAGGAAAAGGAAGAACCCGGAGGTTGTGGACTTAACTTCTTCTTTTAACAATATGTCTTCTAGCTTTTCAAATCATATGAATGAGATGAACAAGCACATGTCTACCAATGCAAGTGCCTTCTCTACTACACAACTACATGAGCAAGCTATCATGGCTCGTGAAGAAGttgaggaaaataaaaaaaaaaaatttggttagTGAATTGCTTCGCATAGAAGGATTGACAAGATTTGAAATGATGGAAGCTTCCAAGAGGTTGGCCTCCAATCCAAGTGAACTCTCACTCTTTTACCAATGCCCGGATGATGAGTGGAAGAAAGAGTTTATAATCAACCTCATTCATCCTAACTTGGATAAGTGATGTAATGAATATGCTTAACTTATAAAATTATGTAGACTTTGTGTTTGGTTGTCAAAAACATATATTAGAATCTTTTTGTGTGGAGATGTATTGACACCATTTTGAGTGAAAATGTATTGAACtagtattttttaattagtggTAATTATCTATTTGCAACAtaatatgtgtgtatgtatttgtgtgtttaataaatgtatgtatggatctatatatatatatataaactggaCAGAGAATCCATTCcataattgaaccaaacagtgtgaatggattgaatatctattacaggattgaaccaaacagttttaGTCTGGTATGGGGTTTTGAATCCATACCATCCTGGTATGGGGTTGCATACCATTCCATTCCTGCTCACTGAACCAAACGGacccttaatgcctacttacatcagacttaatgccaactcATATCagacttaatgcctacttaaagCAGACTTAAAGTTAACTTACATCATACTTAATGCAACCTTACATtagacttaatgccaacttacatcagacttaatgccaacttacaacaCACTTATTGTCTACTTACAgccttaatgccaacttacatcaaacttaatgtcaacttacagaatacttaatgcctacttagatcaaacttaatttcgaaaaaatacaaaacaacaaTTGGgagtttaattttaaaaaaatcaagaaccaaATATAAGCCTTTCTTCTGCCTTctaaaaatattgcaaaatttaGAGACATTAGTAGAATAACCATATTAATGGCGGAAGATTTGGTGTTAGACTCAACAATGATAGAAGAGAGAAGAACATGGATGAATTTAACATTAAATACGACACTTTTTTCAAGGAGAATTACTCCTGCTATGCTTGGGAAGATAAAAAGTTTCTTTTTGAAACTCACAAAGCTTACTCCGCATTcttatttttcagttttttttaataattaatgaaaGATGTGGAGTGGGTTGGACTTGACGACCGTCTCTCATAGAGACGATCTCAAAAGAGACTAGctgttaaattttaatttttttatgcaaaatgaattGTTGTATGGGTAAAAGGTTATCTTGGTGCATTCTTAGCAAGGACCCcttatagttgggattattcatggttaaccaaaagttggaattattgtaggccaaaaatcaataaaaggttggattattctaattaatttttccaTAAAATTTTGGTTTTTGTAATTTGCATTGCATTTGCTCACGATTTTAATGAGCGAGCTTATGACAATTTGTCAAAACGTTTAGAATTATTTGTGAATTATATCcttaaaatttaagtttatcaCACATTACATTCtcaatatatgttttttt
This Amaranthus tricolor cultivar Red isolate AtriRed21 chromosome 13, ASM2621246v1, whole genome shotgun sequence DNA region includes the following protein-coding sequences:
- the LOC130797518 gene encoding protein ALP1-like; protein product: MSLEEIVAMFLYTLAHHLKNRTIRSHFFRSGESVSRNFHRCLLAVLKLHTHLLKKPTPITEDCEVDRWKCFKNCLGALDGTHISVHVPSEDRARYRTRKGSIAMNVLGVCNPNLEFIYVQPGWEGSAHDGRVLRDAITRPNGLKVPQG